The proteins below are encoded in one region of Prevotella melaninogenica ATCC 25845:
- the rplP gene encoding 50S ribosomal protein L16, translated as MLQPKRVKYRRPQDGRGNKGNAHRGTQLAFGSFGIKTLEAKWIDSRQIEAARIAVNRYMNRQGQVWIRIFPDKPITRKPADVRMGKGKGDPAGWVAPVTPGRVLFEVEGVSFDIAKEALRLAAQKLPVKTKFIVRRDFDKNA; from the coding sequence ATGTTACAGCCAAAAAGAGTAAAATATAGAAGACCTCAAGACGGACGTGGCAATAAAGGCAACGCCCACAGAGGTACACAGCTGGCTTTCGGCTCATTCGGCATCAAGACACTTGAGGCTAAGTGGATCGACAGCCGTCAGATTGAGGCCGCTCGTATAGCAGTAAACCGCTATATGAACCGTCAGGGCCAGGTCTGGATTCGCATCTTCCCTGATAAGCCAATCACTCGTAAGCCTGCCGATGTTCGTATGGGTAAGGGTAAGGGTGATCCAGCAGGATGGGTTGCACCAGTTACTCCAGGTCGTGTTCTCTTTGAAGTAGAGGGCGTAAGCTTTGATATTGCAAAGGAGGCTCTTCGCCTCGCTGCACAGAAGCTGCCTGTTAAGACAAAGTTTATTGTTAGACGTGATTTCGATAAAAACGCTTAA
- the rpmC gene encoding 50S ribosomal protein L29 yields MKIKEVKELETKDLVEKIENAETALAKMKLNHQITPLENPSQIKAARRDIARMKTELSQRELNK; encoded by the coding sequence ATGAAGATTAAAGAAGTAAAAGAACTCGAAACCAAGGATTTGGTTGAGAAAATTGAGAACGCTGAGACAGCTCTCGCAAAGATGAAGCTGAATCATCAGATTACTCCGCTTGAGAATCCATCTCAGATTAAGGCCGCTCGTCGTGATATAGCACGTATGAAAACAGAACTTTCTCAGAGAGAACTTAATAAATAA
- the rpsQ gene encoding 30S ribosomal protein S17 produces the protein MVQMETRNLRKVRQGVVISNKMDKTIVIAAKFKEKHPIYGKFVQKTKKYHAHDEKNEANVGDTVLIMETRPLSKTKRWRLVQIVEKAK, from the coding sequence ATGGTCCAGATGGAAACAAGAAATTTAAGAAAAGTAAGACAGGGTGTCGTTATCAGCAACAAAATGGATAAAACCATCGTTATTGCAGCTAAGTTCAAGGAGAAGCACCCTATTTATGGTAAGTTTGTCCAGAAGACAAAGAAGTACCATGCTCATGACGAGAAGAATGAGGCTAATGTAGGTGATACAGTGCTCATTATGGAGACTCGTCCTCTTTCTAAGACAAAGAGATGGAGATTAGTTCAAATTGTAGAAAAAGCTAAGTAA
- the rplN gene encoding 50S ribosomal protein L14: MIQTESKLTVCDNSGAREAKCIRVLGGTRRRYASVGDVIVVAVQNVIPSSELKKGAVSKALIVRTKKEIRRADGSYIRFDDNACVLLNNAGEIRGSRIFGPVARELRAVNMKVVSLAPEVL, encoded by the coding sequence ATGATACAGACAGAATCAAAACTTACAGTATGTGATAACAGCGGTGCTCGTGAAGCTAAGTGCATTCGTGTACTCGGTGGTACTCGCCGTCGTTACGCAAGTGTTGGTGACGTTATCGTAGTTGCTGTACAGAACGTCATCCCATCAAGTGAATTGAAAAAGGGTGCAGTATCAAAGGCTTTGATCGTTCGCACAAAGAAGGAAATTCGTCGTGCTGATGGTTCATACATCCGCTTCGATGATAATGCATGTGTATTGCTGAACAATGCTGGCGAAATTCGTGGTAGCCGTATCTTCGGCCCTGTTGCTCGTGAGTTGCGTGCAGTGAACATGAAGGTCGTTTCTTTGGCACCTGAGGTTCTTTAA
- the rplX gene encoding 50S ribosomal protein L24: MAKFHIKKDDQVIVLAGADKGKTGKVLKVIADKERAIVEGVNMVSKSTKPSAANPQGGIVKQEAAIHISNLSLIDPKSGKATRIKIEREGKTVKRIAKKSGEEIK; the protein is encoded by the coding sequence ATGGCAAAATTCCATATAAAGAAAGACGATCAGGTCATTGTTCTTGCCGGTGCGGACAAGGGCAAGACTGGAAAGGTGCTTAAGGTCATCGCAGACAAGGAGCGTGCTATCGTTGAGGGCGTGAATATGGTCTCTAAGAGCACAAAACCTTCTGCTGCTAACCCTCAGGGTGGTATCGTTAAGCAGGAGGCTGCAATTCATATCTCAAATTTAAGTCTCATCGATCCGAAGAGCGGTAAGGCTACACGTATCAAGATTGAGCGTGAAGGCAAGACTGTTAAGCGTATCGCTAAAAAGTCAGGGGAGGAAATTAAGTAA
- the rplE gene encoding 50S ribosomal protein L5, whose amino-acid sequence MNTAQLKKQYKEQIAPALQKQFNYSSAMQVPVLKKIVINQGLGDATQDKKLIEVAVNEISSITGQKAVATYSKKDIANFKLRKKMPIGVMVTLRRERMYEFLEKLVRVSLPRIRDFKGIESKFDGRGNYTLGITEQIIFPEINIDQVDRIQGMNITFVTSAKTDEEGYALLKGFGLPFKNAKND is encoded by the coding sequence ATGAATACAGCTCAGTTAAAGAAACAGTATAAGGAGCAGATTGCTCCTGCTTTGCAGAAGCAGTTTAACTATTCTTCAGCTATGCAGGTGCCTGTTTTGAAGAAGATTGTTATCAATCAGGGTCTTGGTGATGCAACTCAGGATAAGAAGCTTATCGAGGTTGCAGTGAACGAGATTTCTTCTATCACAGGTCAGAAGGCTGTTGCAACATATTCTAAAAAGGATATTGCAAACTTCAAGTTGCGTAAGAAGATGCCTATTGGCGTTATGGTAACTCTGCGTCGTGAGCGTATGTATGAGTTCCTCGAGAAACTCGTTCGCGTATCTTTGCCACGTATCCGTGACTTCAAGGGTATCGAGAGCAAGTTCGATGGTCGTGGAAATTATACTCTCGGTATCACCGAGCAGATTATTTTCCCAGAGATTAATATCGATCAGGTTGACCGCATCCAGGGTATGAACATTACCTTCGTTACATCAGCTAAGACTGATGAAGAGGGTTATGCTTTGCTGAAGGGCTTCGGACTTCCATTCAAGAATGCTAAAAACGATTAA
- the rpsN gene encoding 30S ribosomal protein S14 yields MAKESMKAREVKRAKLVARYAEKRAALKKIIATSNDPEEAYEAARKLQSIPKNANPIRLHNRCKITGRPKGYIRQFGLSRIQFREMASQGLIPGVKKASW; encoded by the coding sequence ATGGCAAAAGAATCAATGAAAGCTCGCGAGGTAAAGCGTGCAAAGCTTGTTGCTCGCTATGCTGAGAAACGCGCTGCTCTGAAGAAGATTATCGCTACTTCAAATGATCCTGAAGAGGCTTATGAGGCTGCTCGCAAGTTGCAGTCTATTCCTAAGAATGCTAATCCAATCCGTTTGCACAATCGTTGCAAGATAACAGGACGTCCAAAGGGTTACATTCGTCAGTTCGGTCTCTCTCGTATTCAGTTCCGTGAGATGGCATCTCAGGGACTCATTCCAGGAGTTAAGAAGGCAAGCTGGTAA
- the rpsH gene encoding 30S ribosomal protein S8: MTDPIADYLTRLRNAIMAHHRVVEVPASNLKKSITKILFEKGYILNYKFIEDGPQGSIKVALKYDPVTKQSAINKLKRVSTPGLRQYTGYKDMPRVINGLGIAILSTSKGVMTDKEAAAEKIGGEVLCYVY; the protein is encoded by the coding sequence ATGACAGATCCAATAGCAGATTATCTGACAAGACTCAGAAACGCAATCATGGCTCATCACCGTGTTGTTGAGGTTCCTGCGTCTAACTTGAAGAAGTCTATTACTAAGATTCTCTTCGAGAAGGGTTACATCTTGAACTATAAGTTCATTGAGGATGGTCCCCAAGGTTCAATCAAGGTCGCACTTAAGTACGATCCTGTAACAAAGCAGAGCGCTATCAATAAGTTGAAGCGTGTTTCTACCCCAGGTCTTCGCCAGTATACTGGTTACAAAGACATGCCGAGAGTAATTAACGGACTTGGAATTGCTATCCTTTCCACGTCTAAAGGTGTAATGACAGACAAGGAAGCTGCTGCAGAGAAGATCGGTGGTGAGGTTCTTTGCTATGTTTATTAA
- the rplF gene encoding 50S ribosomal protein L6, with amino-acid sequence MSRIGKLPISVPAGVTVALNNGVVTVKGPKGELSQKVDSSIKTIIEDGQVTFEIDENSPVNYKQKQAFHGLYRSLVNNMVVGVSEGYKKTLELVGVGYRVSNQGNLVEFSLGYTHPIFIQLPSEVKVETKSERNQNPIITLESADKQLLGLICAKIRSFRKPEPYKGKGVLFQGEVIRRKSGKTAAAK; translated from the coding sequence ATGTCAAGAATAGGAAAATTACCAATTAGTGTTCCAGCTGGCGTTACAGTTGCTCTTAACAATGGTGTTGTTACAGTAAAGGGTCCTAAGGGTGAACTTTCTCAGAAGGTAGATTCTTCTATTAAGACTATCATCGAGGACGGTCAGGTAACATTCGAAATTGATGAGAATAGCCCAGTAAACTACAAGCAGAAGCAGGCTTTCCACGGTCTTTATCGTTCACTTGTTAACAATATGGTTGTTGGTGTAAGTGAGGGTTACAAAAAGACATTGGAACTTGTTGGTGTAGGTTATCGTGTTTCTAACCAGGGTAACTTGGTAGAGTTCTCTCTTGGTTATACTCACCCAATCTTTATTCAGCTTCCTTCAGAAGTTAAGGTTGAGACAAAGAGCGAGCGTAACCAGAATCCAATCATCACTCTTGAATCAGCTGACAAGCAGCTGCTTGGTCTCATCTGTGCAAAGATTCGTTCTTTCCGTAAGCCTGAGCCTTACAAGGGTAAGGGTGTCCTGTTCCAGGGTGAGGTTATTCGCAGAAAGTCTGGTAAGACAGCTGCAGCTAAGTAA
- the rplR gene encoding 50S ribosomal protein L18 has translation MTTKKEQRRIKIKFRIRKSVNGTAERPRLSVFRSNKQIYAQVINDLTGTTLASASSLGLDKMAKIEQAKKVGALVAEHAKAAGVEQVVFDRNGYLYHGRVQALADAAREGGLKF, from the coding sequence ATGACAACAAAGAAAGAACAAAGAAGAATTAAGATAAAGTTCCGCATTCGTAAGAGTGTGAACGGTACTGCTGAGCGCCCACGTTTGAGCGTTTTCCGCAGTAATAAGCAGATTTATGCACAGGTTATTAACGATCTGACAGGAACAACACTCGCTTCTGCTTCTTCACTTGGCCTTGATAAGATGGCTAAGATTGAACAGGCTAAGAAGGTTGGTGCACTCGTTGCTGAGCATGCTAAGGCTGCTGGCGTAGAGCAGGTTGTTTTTGACCGTAACGGTTATCTCTATCACGGACGTGTACAGGCTTTGGCTGATGCTGCACGTGAGGGAGGACTTAAATTCTAA
- the rpsE gene encoding 30S ribosomal protein S5, protein MAMNRVKVNSDVELKDRLVAINRVTKVTKGGRTFTFAAIVVVGDGKGVIGWGLGKAGEVTAAIQKGTDSAKKNLVKVPVLKGTVPHEAEARFSGAHVLLKPAAAGTGLKAGGAMRAVLESAGVTDVIAKSKGSSNPHNLVKATIAALADMRDAYTIAGERGISMDKVFNG, encoded by the coding sequence ATGGCAATGAATAGAGTAAAAGTAAATAGTGATGTAGAACTGAAAGATCGCTTGGTTGCTATCAACCGTGTAACTAAGGTTACAAAGGGTGGTCGTACTTTCACATTCGCAGCTATCGTCGTTGTAGGTGACGGTAAGGGCGTTATTGGCTGGGGTCTTGGTAAGGCTGGTGAGGTTACTGCTGCTATCCAGAAGGGTACAGATTCAGCAAAGAAGAACCTTGTTAAGGTTCCTGTTTTGAAGGGTACTGTTCCTCATGAGGCAGAGGCTCGCTTTAGCGGTGCTCATGTTCTCCTTAAGCCAGCTGCTGCCGGTACTGGTTTGAAGGCCGGTGGTGCTATGCGTGCTGTTCTTGAGAGCGCAGGTGTTACTGACGTGATTGCAAAGTCAAAGGGCTCTTCTAACCCTCATAACCTTGTAAAGGCTACTATCGCTGCACTCGCTGATATGCGTGACGCATATACAATCGCTGGTGAGCGTGGTATTAGCATGGATAAAGTATTTAACGGTTAA
- the rpmD gene encoding 50S ribosomal protein L30, which produces MATIKIKQIKSRIGAPKDQKETLQALGLRKISQVVEVEDTPSCRGMIRKVHHLVSVID; this is translated from the coding sequence ATGGCAACAATTAAGATTAAGCAGATTAAGAGCCGTATTGGTGCTCCTAAGGACCAGAAGGAAACTTTGCAGGCATTGGGACTTCGTAAGATTTCTCAGGTTGTTGAGGTAGAGGATACTCCAAGCTGCCGAGGTATGATCCGTAAGGTGCATCACCTGGTATCAGTAATTGATTAA
- the rplO gene encoding 50S ribosomal protein L15, translating into MKLNNLKPAVGSTHSRRRIGRGPGSGLGGTSTRGHKGAKSRSGYKKKIGFEGGQMPLQRRVPKAGFKNINHKEYFAVNLSTLQALAEKNNLTKIGVEELKAAGLTNGKELVKVLGNGELKAKLEVSANAFSKTAEEAIKAVGGNTTII; encoded by the coding sequence ATGAAATTAAATAATTTGAAACCAGCTGTTGGCTCTACACATTCACGTCGTCGTATTGGTCGTGGTCCAGGTTCTGGACTCGGTGGTACTTCTACTCGTGGTCATAAGGGTGCAAAGTCACGTTCTGGTTATAAGAAGAAGATTGGCTTTGAGGGTGGTCAGATGCCTCTCCAGCGTCGTGTACCGAAGGCTGGTTTCAAGAACATCAACCACAAGGAATATTTCGCTGTAAATCTTTCTACTCTTCAGGCACTTGCTGAGAAGAACAATCTTACTAAGATTGGTGTTGAGGAGCTTAAGGCTGCTGGACTTACCAATGGTAAGGAACTTGTTAAGGTTCTCGGTAATGGTGAATTGAAGGCTAAGTTGGAGGTTTCAGCAAATGCCTTCTCTAAGACTGCTGAAGAGGCTATCAAGGCAGTAGGTGGTAACACAACTATAATCTAA
- the secY gene encoding preprotein translocase subunit SecY — MKKFIETLKNCWKIEDLRQRLLITILFTAIYRFGSFVVLPGINPTLLEKLQAQTKGGLMSLLDMFSGGAFSHASIFALGIMPYISASIVMQLLAVAVPYFQKMQREGESGHKKINWYTRVLTVVILLFQAPSYLMNLKMQAAGALASGIDWTTFMIPATIILAAGSMFILWLGERITDKGVGNGISIIIMIGIIARLPQALILEFGNRVSEAIGGGIVMLIIEIIILYAVVCAAILLTQGTRKIPVQYAKRVVGNKQYGGARQYIPLKLFAANVMPIIFAQALMFIPLAIVQYSSDSTSSVLQSLMNTKSLAYNCIYVLLIVVFTYFYTAITLNPTQMAEDMKRNNGFIPGVKPGKDTADYIDTVMSRLTGPGALFIAFIAIMPALAGYLNVADAFGQFFGGTSLLILVGVVIDTLQQIESHLMMRHYDGLLNSGHTRGNSGVAAY; from the coding sequence ATGAAAAAGTTTATTGAGACACTGAAGAACTGTTGGAAAATTGAGGATTTGCGTCAGCGACTTCTCATTACTATTCTGTTCACAGCTATTTACCGGTTTGGGTCGTTTGTGGTGCTTCCTGGCATCAATCCTACCCTGTTGGAAAAATTGCAGGCACAGACCAAGGGCGGTCTTATGTCACTTTTGGACATGTTCTCCGGTGGTGCATTTTCTCATGCGTCAATCTTCGCATTAGGAATTATGCCATACATCTCAGCTTCTATCGTTATGCAGCTCCTTGCCGTCGCTGTACCTTATTTTCAGAAGATGCAGCGTGAAGGCGAGAGTGGCCATAAGAAGATAAATTGGTATACGCGTGTCCTGACAGTAGTGATCCTACTGTTTCAGGCACCGTCTTACCTGATGAACTTAAAAATGCAGGCCGCTGGTGCGTTAGCATCAGGTATTGATTGGACTACATTTATGATTCCAGCTACAATTATTCTTGCAGCTGGTTCAATGTTCATTCTTTGGCTCGGTGAGCGTATTACGGATAAAGGTGTCGGAAACGGTATCTCTATTATCATTATGATTGGTATCATTGCGCGTCTGCCACAAGCGCTTATTTTGGAATTCGGTAACCGTGTTTCAGAAGCTATCGGTGGTGGTATTGTGATGCTTATCATTGAGATTATCATCCTTTATGCTGTTGTATGTGCGGCTATACTTCTGACACAGGGAACTCGTAAGATTCCTGTGCAGTATGCTAAGCGTGTTGTTGGAAATAAACAATATGGTGGTGCACGTCAGTATATTCCATTGAAACTTTTCGCAGCTAACGTAATGCCTATTATCTTTGCGCAAGCATTGATGTTTATTCCGTTGGCAATCGTTCAGTATTCATCTGATAGTACAAGTTCAGTACTTCAGTCTTTGATGAACACGAAAAGTTTGGCTTATAACTGTATTTATGTGCTTCTTATCGTAGTGTTTACTTATTTCTATACTGCGATTACACTTAATCCAACTCAGATGGCTGAGGATATGAAGCGTAACAACGGTTTTATCCCTGGCGTTAAACCTGGAAAGGATACTGCAGATTACATTGATACTGTTATGTCTCGTCTTACGGGACCAGGAGCTTTGTTTATCGCTTTTATTGCTATTATGCCAGCATTAGCAGGGTATTTAAATGTTGCTGATGCATTTGGTCAGTTCTTTGGTGGTACTTCATTGTTGATTCTTGTTGGTGTTGTTATTGACACACTCCAGCAGATTGAGTCACATTTGATGATGCGTCACTATGATGGACTTCTCAATTCTGGACATACACGTGGCAATAGTGGTGTTGCAGCCTATTAA
- the map gene encoding type I methionyl aminopeptidase, with amino-acid sequence MSIFLKTEDEIELMREANLLVGKTLAEVGHHVKPGVTTLQLDKIAEEFIRDNGAIPTFKGYPSSYGPPFPGSICASVNDVVVHGVPSEDVVLKDGDIISVDCGTLLNGFNGDSCYTFCVGEVSEDVKKLLRTTKESLYKGIEVAQAGHHVGDIGQVIQDYCQAQGYGIVRELTGHGIGREMHEEPSVPNYGKRGSGVLLKAGMCIAIEPMVTMGKREIGLLPDRWSIVTRDRHPAAHFEHTIAIRAGKADILSSFEEVEHLEGQNF; translated from the coding sequence ATGAGTATATTTCTAAAGACTGAAGATGAAATTGAACTCATGCGTGAGGCCAACCTGCTGGTCGGTAAAACACTGGCAGAAGTTGGTCATCATGTCAAGCCTGGTGTCACAACTCTCCAGTTAGATAAAATAGCTGAAGAGTTTATTCGTGACAATGGTGCTATACCCACATTCAAAGGTTATCCAAGTTCTTATGGACCTCCTTTCCCTGGCAGTATCTGTGCGTCTGTAAACGATGTTGTGGTGCATGGGGTGCCAAGTGAGGATGTAGTTTTGAAAGATGGAGATATTATCTCTGTTGATTGTGGGACTTTACTTAATGGTTTCAACGGAGATAGTTGTTATACTTTTTGTGTTGGGGAAGTAAGTGAAGATGTCAAGAAGTTGCTTCGTACAACGAAGGAATCCCTTTATAAGGGTATTGAGGTAGCACAAGCAGGTCATCATGTAGGTGATATTGGTCAAGTGATTCAGGATTATTGCCAAGCACAAGGTTATGGTATAGTTCGTGAATTAACAGGACATGGTATTGGTCGTGAGATGCATGAGGAGCCATCCGTTCCCAATTATGGTAAGCGTGGGAGTGGAGTATTGCTTAAGGCAGGAATGTGTATTGCGATAGAACCGATGGTAACTATGGGTAAACGAGAAATTGGTTTATTACCTGATCGTTGGAGTATCGTTACACGTGATCGTCATCCGGCAGCCCATTTTGAGCATACTATTGCGATTAGGGCTGGTAAGGCTGATATTTTATCTTCTTTTGAGGAAGTTGAACATTTAGAAGGACAAAATTTTTAA
- the infA gene encoding translation initiation factor IF-1, with protein sequence MAKQTAIEQDGTILEALSNAMFRVELENGVDITAHISGKMRMHYIKILPGDKVKVEMSPYDLTKGRIVFRYK encoded by the coding sequence ATGGCAAAGCAAACTGCAATAGAGCAGGATGGAACAATTCTTGAAGCACTTTCAAATGCAATGTTCCGAGTGGAATTAGAGAATGGTGTTGACATCACCGCTCATATTTCCGGTAAAATGAGAATGCACTACATCAAGATTCTTCCTGGTGACAAGGTGAAGGTTGAGATGAGTCCATACGATTTAACTAAAGGTCGAATCGTTTTCAGATACAAATAA
- the ykgO gene encoding type B 50S ribosomal protein L36, producing the protein MKTRASLKKRTADCKIVRRKGRLFVINKKNPKFKTRQG; encoded by the coding sequence ATGAAGACAAGAGCATCATTAAAGAAGCGTACAGCTGACTGCAAGATCGTTCGTCGTAAGGGTCGTCTGTTCGTTATTAACAAGAAAAACCCTAAGTTCAAAACACGTCAGGGTTAA
- the rpsM gene encoding 30S ribosomal protein S13: MAIRIVGVDLPQNKRGEIALTYIYGIGRSSSAKILDKAGISRDLKVSEWSDDQAAKIREIIGAEFKVEGDLRSEIQMNIKRLMDIGCYRGVRHRNGLPVRGQSTKNNARTRKGKKKTVANKKKATK, encoded by the coding sequence ATGGCAATAAGAATTGTTGGAGTAGATTTGCCCCAGAATAAGCGTGGCGAAATCGCATTGACCTATATCTATGGTATTGGTCGAAGTAGTTCAGCAAAGATATTGGATAAGGCTGGTATTAGCCGTGACCTGAAGGTCAGCGAGTGGTCTGATGACCAGGCAGCCAAGATCCGTGAAATTATCGGTGCTGAATTCAAAGTTGAAGGTGATCTCCGTTCTGAGATCCAAATGAACATCAAGCGCCTCATGGATATCGGTTGCTATCGTGGTGTTAGACATCGTAATGGTCTTCCTGTTCGCGGTCAGAGTACTAAGAACAATGCTCGTACCCGTAAGGGAAAGAAGAAGACTGTTGCTAATAAGAAGAAGGCTACTAAGTAA
- the rpsK gene encoding 30S ribosomal protein S11 — translation MAKKSATSKKRNVRVDALGQLHVHSSFNNIIVSLANNEGQVISWSSAGKMGFRGSKKNTPYAAQMAAEDCSKVAFDLGLRKVKAFVKGPGNGRESAIRAVNAAGIQVTEIVDVTPLPHNGCRPPKRRRV, via the coding sequence ATGGCAAAGAAATCAGCAACATCTAAAAAAAGAAATGTAAGAGTTGATGCGTTGGGACAGCTCCACGTACACAGCTCATTCAATAACATCATTGTATCTTTGGCTAACAACGAGGGTCAGGTTATCTCTTGGTCTTCGGCTGGTAAGATGGGATTCCGTGGATCAAAGAAGAATACACCTTACGCTGCTCAGATGGCAGCAGAGGATTGCTCTAAGGTAGCTTTCGATCTCGGTCTTCGTAAGGTTAAGGCATTCGTTAAGGGTCCAGGTAACGGTCGTGAGAGCGCAATCCGTGCGGTGAATGCAGCAGGTATTCAGGTAACTGAAATCGTTGACGTTACTCCATTGCCACACAACGGCTGCCGTCCTCCAAAGCGTCGTCGTGTATAA
- the rpsD gene encoding 30S ribosomal protein S4 produces MARYIGPKSRIARRFGEPIFGADKVLAKRNFPPGQHGNNRRRKVSEYGAQLAEKQKAKYTYGVLERQFRNLFDKAAKAEGITGEVLLQSLESRLDNVVFRLGIAPTRAAARQLVSHKHIVVNGNVVNIASYQVKAGDVVGVREKAKSLEVIEAALAGFNHSKYPWLEWDDNAKCGKFLHRPDRADIPENIKEQLIVELYSKQ; encoded by the coding sequence ATGGCAAGATACATAGGTCCAAAATCACGAATTGCACGCCGTTTCGGTGAGCCAATTTTCGGCGCAGATAAGGTATTAGCTAAGAGAAACTTCCCTCCTGGACAGCACGGTAATAACCGTCGTCGCAAGGTATCTGAGTATGGTGCTCAGCTTGCAGAGAAGCAGAAGGCTAAATACACTTATGGCGTTTTGGAGCGTCAGTTCCGTAATCTGTTCGATAAGGCTGCAAAGGCAGAGGGTATTACTGGTGAGGTTCTTCTTCAGAGCCTTGAGAGCCGTCTGGATAATGTAGTGTTCCGTCTTGGTATCGCTCCTACTCGTGCAGCTGCTCGTCAGCTCGTTAGCCACAAACACATTGTTGTTAACGGTAATGTCGTAAATATTGCTTCATATCAGGTAAAGGCAGGTGACGTTGTAGGCGTTCGCGAGAAGGCTAAGTCACTTGAGGTTATCGAGGCTGCTTTGGCAGGCTTCAATCACAGCAAGTATCCTTGGCTCGAGTGGGATGATAACGCTAAGTGCGGTAAGTTCCTCCATCGTCCAGACCGTGCTGACATCCCTGAGAACATTAAGGAGCAGTTAATCGTTGAGTTGTACTCTAAACAATAA
- a CDS encoding DNA-directed RNA polymerase subunit alpha: MAILAFQKPDKVVMLEANDHFGKFEFRPLEPGFGVTIGNALRRILLSSLEGFAINTIRIAGVEHEFSSVPGVKEDVTNIILNLKQVRFKQVVEEFENEKVSITVENSTEFKAGDIGKYLTGFEVLNPDLVICHLDSKASMQIDLTINKGRGYVPAEENREYCTDVNVLPIDSIYTPIRNVKYAVEPYRVEQKTDYDKLVVEVTTDGSIHPKDALKEAAKILIYHFMLFSDEKITLENPDQEGNQEFDEEVLHMRQLLKTKLTDASLNLSVRALNCLKAADVETLGDLVQYNKTDLLKFRNFGKKSLSELDDLLESLNLSFGTDITKYKLDKE, encoded by the coding sequence ATGGCGATATTAGCATTTCAAAAACCTGATAAAGTAGTGATGCTGGAGGCCAATGACCATTTCGGCAAGTTCGAATTTCGTCCTCTTGAGCCTGGCTTTGGTGTTACCATTGGTAACGCTCTTCGCCGCATCCTCCTTTCATCGCTGGAAGGTTTCGCTATCAACACTATCCGTATAGCTGGTGTTGAGCACGAATTCTCTTCAGTTCCAGGTGTAAAGGAAGATGTTACCAACATCATCTTGAATCTCAAGCAAGTTCGATTCAAGCAAGTAGTAGAAGAATTCGAGAATGAGAAAGTTAGTATCACCGTAGAGAATTCCACCGAATTCAAAGCAGGTGATATCGGTAAGTATCTGACTGGATTTGAAGTGTTAAACCCTGATTTGGTGATTTGTCATTTAGACTCCAAGGCTTCTATGCAGATTGATTTGACCATCAACAAGGGACGTGGTTACGTTCCTGCTGAGGAAAATCGCGAATACTGCACTGATGTAAACGTACTCCCAATCGATTCCATCTACACCCCAATTCGTAACGTAAAATATGCCGTTGAGCCATATCGTGTTGAACAGAAGACCGACTATGACAAATTGGTTGTTGAAGTTACGACAGATGGTTCCATCCACCCAAAGGATGCACTGAAAGAGGCTGCAAAGATTCTTATTTATCACTTCATGTTGTTCTCTGATGAGAAGATTACTCTTGAGAATCCAGATCAGGAGGGCAACCAAGAGTTTGATGAGGAGGTTCTGCACATGCGCCAGCTCTTGAAGACCAAGTTGACCGACGCAAGTCTCAATTTGAGTGTTCGTGCACTCAACTGCTTGAAGGCAGCTGATGTAGAGACATTAGGCGACCTCGTACAGTACAACAAGACGGATCTTCTTAAGTTCCGTAACTTTGGTAAGAAATCGCTTTCTGAGCTTGATGATTTGCTCGAGAGTCTGAATCTGTCGTTTGGAACCGACATTACAAAGTATAAATTGGATAAAGAATAG